Part of the Pirellulaceae bacterium genome is shown below.
CCAAGATGATGCACTAAGATGCGTTAGAGGCACACTTCGCCCTCGCCCGCCTTCTTCGCCAACACAAACCGATTCCACCTAGCACGGCCCAAACGGCTAGCGAGCCGGGCTCTGGCACACTGGCGGGAGAGGAAAGACTTGCGACTCGAAAACCGTCGATTTTGCTCTCGTTCGCCGGCTCGACATAATCCCGGTACGACGACGACAAGAGGGATGAGTAGTAGCTATCCCAGCTGCCGCCGCGGCTCCCGCGATACGACGAATCTATGATTGCCTCGTTCCACTCCCAGACGTTGCCCGACTGGTCCCACGTTCCGTACGGACTCAGCGCACTGGTATACGCACCGACTGCGGTCGTGTCTTGGACCGCGTGATAACGGTAGTTAGCTGAGTTGATTCCGCCCGCAGGTAACTCTGCAGTAGGCGCTACGTCGCTGCGGGTCGCAAAGTCAAAGTAGCCGCCTGCATTAGAATTTAACGTGGGGTCGTAGTACGCCGCCTTGTACCACTCATCTTCGTTGGGAAGAAACCAAGTCGCACCGGGGTTACGAGTGATGCTGTTGTTCGTAATTC
Proteins encoded:
- a CDS encoding SUMF1/EgtB/PvdO family nonheme iron enzyme; the encoded protein is ITNNSITRNPGATWFLPNEDEWYKAAYYDPTLNSNAGGYFDFATRSDVAPTAELPAGGINSANYRYHAVQDTTAVGAYTSALSPYGTWDQSGNVWEWNEAIIDSSYRGSRGGSWDSYYSSLLSSSYRDYVEPANESKIDGFRVASLSSPASVPEPGSLAVWAVLGGIGLCWRRRRARAKCASNAS